The following nucleotide sequence is from Plectropomus leopardus isolate mb unplaced genomic scaffold, YSFRI_Pleo_2.0 unplaced_scaffold2117, whole genome shotgun sequence.
ATATATGCTGTATATATGCAGCCTGcagtacatgtacacacagtGTGCAGTATATCAAAATATGCTCtgagtatatacagtacatatatgtTTACCGCGGTCGATGAGCTTGTCGATGTCCGGGTCCAGGCCCTTAAAGTAGCACTTCCTCCAGAGGCCGGAGTGCGCGGAGAACAGCGGCCTGCCGCACTCGGTCTCCAGGATGCCCATCCCCAGGATGGCCCGCCAGttctccagcagctcctcctctctgctgcccaCATGCACCGGCTTCATCAGCGCCACGTCCCGGTGCCGCGCGCCGCcgccgccggtgtccaccagcggcaGGTGGTAGATGGGCATCTCCCGGTTCTTCTGGTCGTTGGAGTCGGATCCGGCGCGGTCGCAGTTGTCCTTGTGCCGGCGGGTGTCGGTCTCGTACCAGTGGTCGGTGGAGATGGCGgtgaccagcagcagcagcgacagCACGCTGAGCGCCAGGCTCACCGCGGACACCGTCACCGTCACCGGCCGGGCGCGCTCCATGGCCGGGACATGGACCGACACGCTCCCGGAGCAGGTCCCGGTGCTAGGGCTCTTCCCGCCGCTGCTTCCGTTACTGGGCATCTTCTGCGGCCATTCTCGCGCCCGTCAGCCGTTCACCGTCTGCCCGCGAGAGCGCTGTTGTCATGCCGACTGACACACCGTCACGGCTGCGTCAAGGTGACGGCAGGTAGACCGCTGCGGCACCGGAAACGCACCGGCAtggccttcaaaataaagcagagcACAGCAGCCGCAGGGCGGActcaataatgataataacaacaccaGCAATACAGCGGATAGTAATTACAAtgatgataacaacaacaacaaaaataataacaatcagCTGATCTGAGCATTGTCAACTACAacatcagagaaaaataaatactacaGGCTGTGTTATGACATCACATATGTGTggtcatcattttaaaaaaaaattacagaagtTCCTTTAACATCTTATTATGAAAGCATTCACATATT
It contains:
- the LOC121965675 gene encoding transmembrane protein 178A-like; protein product: MPSNGSSGGKSPSTGTCSGSVSVHVPAMERARPVTVTVSAVSLALSVLSLLLLVTAISTDHWYETDTRRHKDNCDRAGSDSNDQKNREMPIYHLPLVDTGGGGARHRDVALMKPVHVGSREEELLENWRAILGMGILETECGRPLFSAHSGLWRKCYFKGLDPDIDKLIDR